In a single window of the Nicotiana tomentosiformis chromosome 10, ASM39032v3, whole genome shotgun sequence genome:
- the LOC138900293 gene encoding uncharacterized protein, with product MGFKNGLRPFIGLDGTFLKGKAKRQLLIVVALDSMNHLYPIARVVVDKETKVTWTWFLTLLNNLLDLKLGGGYTFMSDMHKAVVPDAHHRYYVRHIETNWCRRCGAGDLRKKAYFDTVCKNQQVDNNESLHSWILDVMHKPIIRMLEDIRVKVMNMLREHEGDVMTWTENLSPHTMQLYYQFLNSAQKGIVDSNRQDGYEVNEGTFEKHRVHILLKKCTCRT from the exons ATGGGGTTTAAGAATGGGTTGAGACCCTTTATTGGCTTGGATGGAACTTTCTTGAAAGGAAAGGCCAAAAGACAACTTTTAATTGTTGTTGCTCTAGATTCAATGAATCATCTTTATCCTATTGCTCGGGTTGTTGTGGATAAAGAAACAAAGGTCACCTGGACCTGGTTCTTGACATTATTGAACAATTTATTAGACCTCAAGCTGGGGGGAGGATACACATTTATGTCAGACATGCATAAG gcaGTAGTTCCTGATGCACACCATAGATATTATGTGAGGCACATAGAGACTAATTGGTGTAGAAGATGTGGTGCTGGAGATTTGAGAAAAAA AGCATACTTTGACACAGTATGCAAGAACCAACAAGTGGACAATAACGAATCCTTACACTCATGGATACTGGATGTTATGCACAAGCCAATTATTAGAATGCTTGAGGACATAAGAGTTAAGGTGATGAATATGTTGAGAGAGCATGAAGGTGATGTGATGACATGGACTGAAAATTTAAGTCCTCATACCATGCAGTTATATTATCAATTCTTGAATAGTGCACAAAAAGGTATTGTTGATTCTAATAGACAAGATGGTTATGAGGTGAATGAAGGAACTTTTGAAAAGCATAGAGTGCATATCTTACTGAAAAAATGCACTTGCAGAACATGA